Below is a genomic region from Miscanthus floridulus cultivar M001 chromosome 1, ASM1932011v1, whole genome shotgun sequence.
GGTTAGTTGCTTCAAGCAATGAGGAGAAAAATGATGAAGTGGATATCTCTGACATCCCTGGTGGACCTTCAGCATTTGAAATATGTGCTAAGTTCTGCTATGGCATGATTGTAACACTCAATGCATATAATGTCCTCGCTGCCCGCTGTGCAGCTGAGTACCTAGAAATGTTTGAGACCATTGACAAAGGAAACCTCATATACAAGATTGATGTGTTTCTGACATCAAGCATATTTCGCACCTGGAAGGACTTGATCATAGTTTTACAGAGCACAAAGTCACTGCTACCTTGGTGTGAAAATTTGAAGGTAATCAACCACTGCATTGACTCTATCGCGTCGAAGGCATCAATTGATCCATCAGAGGTTGAATGGTCATACACTTACAACAGAAAGAAACTCCCATCTGAGAATGGTATTGATTCACATTGGAATGGTGTTAGGAAGCAACCTATGGTCCCTAGTGACTGGTGGGTTGAGGACCTTTGTGAGCTTGAAGTGGATTTGTACAAGCGGGTGATCATGACCATCAAGGCAAAGGGAAGCACACCAGCTGTTGTCATCGGAGAAGCATTGAGGGCCTACGCATACCGCCGCCTGCTTGGCTCCCTTGAAGATGCTGTGAGCAATGGAGTTGATTGCACAAAACGTCGTGCAGCTTTTGATGCTATTATATTTCTCTTGCCTGCTGAGGAAGGCTCAGTGTCATGTGGTTTTCTTCTTAAGCTGCTAAGAGCTGCATGTTTGCTGGAATCTGGGGAGTCCCATCGCGTTAACTTGATCAAGAGAATAGGCACACAATTGGATGGAGCTTCAGTTTCAGACCTTCTTATACCACCAAATACTGATGAAAGCAATATATACAGCATAGACCTGATCATGGCAATAGTGGAAGAATTCATGTTACAGAATAGTGATAGTGTTAAGGAAAAAattcaagatgatgaagaaatcgTGGAGATTGAGAATGTGACATCTGTTTCCAGCCCGTCAAAACTGGCAGTTGCAATGCTGATCGATGGATATCTTGCTGAGATCGCCAAAGATCCCAACCTTCCTCTTCCA
It encodes:
- the LOC136520744 gene encoding BTB/POZ domain-containing protein NPY4-like, which encodes MKYMKLGSKPDVFQAESSNIRFVATELATDIVISIGDVKFYLHKFPLISKSSRLQRLVASSNEEKNDEVDISDIPGGPSAFEICAKFCYGMIVTLNAYNVLAARCAAEYLEMFETIDKGNLIYKIDVFLTSSIFRTWKDLIIVLQSTKSLLPWCENLKVINHCIDSIASKASIDPSEVEWSYTYNRKKLPSENGIDSHWNGVRKQPMVPSDWWVEDLCELEVDLYKRVIMTIKAKGSTPAVVIGEALRAYAYRRLLGSLEDAVSNGVDCTKRRAAFDAIIFLLPAEEGSVSCGFLLKLLRAACLLESGESHRVNLIKRIGTQLDGASVSDLLIPPNTDESNIYSIDLIMAIVEEFMLQNSDSVKEKIQDDEEIVEIENVTSVSSPSKLAVAMLIDGYLAEIAKDPNLPLPKLIELAEMVSSLPRPTHDGLYRAIDMYLKEHPSLSKSEKKKLCGLMDCKQLSQDACMHAVQNERLPLRVVVQVLFFEQVRASIASARSDPSSELPSAVRSLLPRENGNSIGSSRSAATTTTEEECGVPASSDINSLRSMRLANNSGGSERSSGSSDINKNSDDKSAAGKAKGMLMPKKILSKLWSGKTNAGENSSSDTSESPGSVNPEEAKSTQSRITRRSVS